The following proteins are encoded in a genomic region of Dasypus novemcinctus isolate mDasNov1 chromosome 21, mDasNov1.1.hap2, whole genome shotgun sequence:
- the RSKR gene encoding LOW QUALITY PROTEIN: ribosomal protein S6 kinase-related protein (The sequence of the model RefSeq protein was modified relative to this genomic sequence to represent the inferred CDS: inserted 3 bases in 3 codons; substituted 5 bases at 5 genomic stop codons) gives MGAVSCQQGXCAQVAVPHKQGDKIQGLQAXGWKSLWSGVETTRSGLELLWELPGHQCLHQKPLESASLPVEKPXEWPVPXFISLFXPEFPIRPLQGQQLLKVLGLVVKGSFGSILKVLDCGQKSVFAVKVVPKVKVLQRDTLRQCRENSSLISSFLFPYRQINHPFVLGGQLAGKSHLFIMCSHFSTDLYSLWFTVGYFGESFIHLFAVELILVLSYLHGLGIIHXDVKMENILLDEXGHLKLTDFGLSHYLSQEAQAYTICGTLQYMAPEVLSGGLYNHAADRWSLDVLLSSLATGKFPVSAKRDHVALLASVTHCDYEIPTXSNQGLSLLIHELLCQHLLHCLQYLHHFQVHPFLWGMTFDPELLQKQPVNFVVKAQATRPSTLESMPFKDFDCNLKSFLIYPSPV, from the exons ATGGGAGCAGTGAGCTGTCAGCAGGGGTAATGTGCCCAGGTGGCTGTTCCTCACAAG CAGGGTGACAAGATCCAGGGCCTCCAGGCATGAGGCTGGAAGAGCCTCTGGTCAGGTGTGGAGACCACCAGGTCAGGTCTGGAATTGCTGTGGGAACTACCGGGTCATCAGTGCCTACACCAGAAGCCCCTGGAGTCAGCTTCATTGCCTGTAGAGAAGC CGGAGTGGCCAGTGCCTTAGTTCATCAGTCTCT TGCCGGAGTTTCCCATTAGGCCTCTTCAGGGGCAGCAGCTGCTGAAG GTTTTAGGGCTTGTGGTCAAAGGCTCCTTTGGAAGCATCCTCAAGGTGCTAGATTGTGGCCAGAAATCTGTATTTGCAGTGAAG GTGGTGCCCAAGGTAAAGGTCCTACAGAGGGATACCCTGAGGCAGTGCAGAGAGA ATTCCtccttaatttcctcttttctttttccctatagACAGATAAACCATCCTTTTGTACTGGGCGGACAGCTGGCAGGGAAATCACACCTTTTCATTA TGTGCAGCCACTTCAGTACAGATCTGTACTCCCTCTGGTTCACTGTTGGCTACTTTGGTGAGTCTTTCATTCATCTCTTTGCTGTTGAACTGATCCTGGTGCTGT CCTATCTGCATGGCTTAGGCATCATCCATTGAGATGTAAAG ATGGAGAATATCCTTCTCGATGAATGAG GCCATCTGAAACTGACAGACTTTGGACTGTCCCACTACCTGTCCCAGGAAGCCCAAGCCTATACTATCTGTGGAACTCTACAATACATGG CTCCAGAGGTCCTGAGTGGAGGGCTTTACAACCATGCTGCCGATCGGTGGTCCCTGGATGTCTTGCTTTCCTCTCTGGCAACTGGAAAG TTTCCAGTGTCTGCAAAGAGAGATCATGTGGCTTTGTTGGCAAGTGTGACCCACTGTGACTATGAGATACCAA TTTCTAACCAGGGGCTTTCACTCCTGATTCATGAG CTCTTGTGCCAGCATCTTCTCCACTGTCTACAATATCTGCATCACTTCCAGGTCCACCCTTTCTTGTGGGGTATGACCTTTGACCCAGAACTTCTACAGAAGCAGCCTGTGAATTTTGTTGTCAAGGCACAAGCCACCCGACCCAGTACATTGGAGTCCATGCCCTTTAAGGACTTTGACTGTAACCTGAAGTCCTTTCTGATCTACCCCAGCCCTGTGTGA